The following coding sequences lie in one Aspergillus puulaauensis MK2 DNA, chromosome 3, nearly complete sequence genomic window:
- a CDS encoding uncharacterized protein (COG:S;~EggNog:ENOG410PMM6;~InterPro:IPR011118,IPR029058;~PFAM:PF07519;~SECRETED:SignalP(1-19)), with protein MKLSSLVHILAALSRCSYAGLLQRDSQCTRLLHLYPETGPTQVHTANSIPTGGLNISSDDGSKATQNEIPICHVQGTLKYANGENGHVQPDTKGHATLTWEVFLPEQSEYNGRYLGIGNGGYAGIIDNYTMLTHLNEGYAVGGCDSGHHINENGKDGGHAAYMDDIAKVKAWIHDSIALTTTIARDSITAQYYSKPPKYSYYYGCSTGGGQAYSLAQFYPSLFDGIYAEGPGNYYTHLVLSFLWNQQHTAGEGFLDQDILDFMTDKVLDACDELDGVKDRVIENPLDCPFDIKSLQCSNNQTNENPCLAPAQVKAAQAIYSGAKDSRTGKTVYPGFSLGTETAWLDQQDTLFSTYGAPILRQLVFHNSSYDAVTDFNWGSDLDTVAKHASPLIDGISTNLTAFHSRGGKFITAQSWADPINAATWPMQHLSAIQQTMGQNAVSEFMRLFMIPGGGHCGPNPSYPQVPVKNDILGALVQWVEREEVPDGVRSSEPSDGSDVTRRLCPWPAQARLVGGDQDDWTDYQCAGS; from the exons ATGAAGCTTTCCTCTCTTGTTCACATATTAGCAGCCCTCAGCCGGTGTAGTTATGCTGGCTTGCTGCAACGTGACTCCCAATGCACAAGGCTGTTACATTTATATCCCGAAACGGGTCCTACTCAAGTCCACACTGCGAACTCAATTCCAACAGGGGGGCTGAATATCTCTTCCGACGATGGATCGAAGGCTACGCAGAATGAAATTCCGATCTGTCACGTCCAGGGTACATTGAAGTATGCGAATGGCGAGAACGGCCATGTCCAGCCCGACACAAAAGGACATGCAACACTTACCTGGGAGGTCTTTCTCCCTGAACAGTCTGAATACAACGGTCGATACCTCGGAATTG GAAACGGCGGGTACGCAGGCATCATCGATAACTACACCATGCTCACCCACCTCAACGAAGGCTATGCCGTCGGCGGCTGCGATAGTGGGCATCATATCAACGAGAATGGGAAGGACGGGGGACATGCTGCATACATGGACGATATCGCCAAAGTGAAAGCGTGGATCCACGACTCGATTGCCCTCACTACTACGATTGCACGAGACTCAATCACAGCCCAGTATTACTCAAAGCCTCCTAAGTATAGTTACTACTATGGCTGCTCAACTGGCGGTGGACAGGCCTACTCGCTCGCGCAGTTCTACCCTTCGCTCTTTGATGGGATTTATGCTGAAGGGCCCGGTAATTACTACACTCATCTGGTGTTGAGCTTCCTCTGGAACCAGCAACATACAGCCGGTGAGGGATTTCTGGATCAGGATATTCTGGACTTCATGACGGATAAAGTACTCGATGCATGCGACGAACTCGACGGCGTCAAGGACCGAGTGATCGAGAATCCTCTCGACTGTCCCTTCGACATCAAATCGCTACAATGCAGCAACAATCAAACCAACGAAAACCCCTGTCTAGCCCCAGCCCAAGTCAAAGCAGCACAGGCCATCTACAGCGGAGCAAAGGACTCTCGCACCGGTAAAACAGTCTATCCAGGCTTCAGCCTCGGGACCGAAACTGCCTGGCTCGATCAACAAGACACACTATTCAGCACCTACGGCGCACCAATCCTCCGACAACTCGTTTTCCACAACAGCAGCTACGACGCAGTCACCGACTTCAACTGGGGCAGCGATCTCGACACCGTCGCCAAACACGCCTCGCCACTAATCGACGGGATAAGCACCAATCTAACAGCCTTCCACAGCCGCGGCGGCAAATTCATCACAGCGCAGAGCTGGGCAGATCCAATCAACGCCGCCACATGGCCAATGCAGCACCTCTCCGCTATCCAGCAGACCATGGGCCAAAATGCCGTATCTGAGTTCATGAGGCTGTTCATGATTCCCGGCGGCGGACACTGCGGGCCGAACCCGTCGTACCCACAGGTTCCGGTGAAGAATGACATTCTCGGCGCCCTTGTACAGTGGGtcgagagggaggaggttcCTGATGGTGTACGCAGCTCCGAACCGTCTGATGGGTCTGATGTGACGCGGAGACTGTGTCCGTGGCCTGCCCAGGCGAGGCTTGTCGGGGGGGACCAGGACGACTGGACGGATTACCAGTGCGCGGGTTCGTGA
- a CDS encoding Zn(II)2Cys6 transcription factor (COG:S;~EggNog:ENOG410Q0VK;~InterPro:IPR001138,IPR007219,IPR036864;~PFAM:PF00172,PF04082;~go_function: GO:0000981 - DNA-binding transcription factor activity, RNA polymerase II-specific [Evidence IEA];~go_function: GO:0003677 - DNA binding [Evidence IEA];~go_function: GO:0008270 - zinc ion binding [Evidence IEA];~go_process: GO:0006351 - transcription, DNA-templated [Evidence IEA];~go_process: GO:0006355 - regulation of transcription, DNA-templated [Evidence IEA]), whose amino-acid sequence MLIDFHTPLAIQSKCCLGSNKHPVNTNLGSMNPSASFPSPSSDKAASDSPPNACQKCFNQKRKCDKQMPSCSRCLRTSSQCNYQTSPEFSSGVLLSTGSTVAGELFVPSEFPMHGVDIDRFTAGLVTATLTERGQPVEGVLEDYFTYIHTWLATIQEQRFRSRVRSLQHTPHAETALILLVMSLLTLKGHDAHSRDCARSSMYPLASYLFSLLQFARGPSLELVQAGLLLAVYETGSGRAPTAFITIGTCARLGYILRLNVDIPDPETIWAIAEERRRVWLGVYMIDRLIHQVTNITAHAVEDPANDYKLPINEEYWQDNTSQPQGTVQPSFSTPADIPQSYFTREIQASRILGEVQNLSTRQSESLHENMDRTDALLMHFMKHLLHQTPESWKVMCGANSIAMLTSLALHRKRITSISQQAHSPTRLIKQDQSILALTSTINMVRDTCIKFDARSQKEKLRILPLPATICVGEAARIAIWLNGGIVDGPPIDIQPLRRILVYSEAVWSLAGDYLRDLPATGNSASRMQSTTVNGAG is encoded by the exons ATGTTGATAGACTTCCACACCCCCCTGGCAATTCAATCCAAGTGCTGCCTTGGTAGCAACAAACACCCTGTAAATACAAATCTGGGCAGCATGAATCCCTCGGCCAGTTTCCCCAGTCCAAGTTCAGACAAAGCAGCGAGCGACTCACCACCAAATGCGTGCCAGAAATGTTTCAACCAGAAGCGAAAATGCGATAAACAGATGCCCAGCTGCTCGCGATGCCTACG GACGAGTTCCCAATGCAACTATCAAACCTCGCCTGAATTTTCATCTGGCGTGCTTCTCTCTACGGGGTCGACGGTTGCAGGCGAGCTATTTGTCCCTAGCGAATTCCCCATGCACGGCGTCGACATTGATCGCTTCACTGCTGGCTTGGTAACGGCTACCCTCACTGAACGGGGTCAACCTGTGGAAGGTGTCCTCGAAGACTATTTCACATACATCCATACATGGCTAGCAACAATTCAGGAGCAGAGATTTCGATCTCGCGTGCGGTCGCTTCAGCATACCCCTCACGCAGAAACCGCACTGATCCTTCTGGTAATGTCTCTGCTCACTCTAAAGGGGCATGACGCACATAGTCGGGACTGTGCTAGAAGCTCGATGTATCCACTGGCTAGCTatctcttttccctccttcAGTTTGCGCGAGGGCCATCGCTGGAGCTTGTCCAGGCTGGCCTGTTGCTCGCTGTTTATGAGACTGGGTCCGGGCGTGCACCGACCGCGTTCATCACCATCGGAACATGCGCAAGGCTGGGGTATATACTGCGCTTGAACGTCGATATCCCAGACCCGGAGACGATCTGGGCAATTGCCGAGGAGCGAAGGAGGGTCTGGCTGGGGGTTTATATGATTGATCG ACTCATCCACCAAGTCACGAATATTACCGCGCACGCCGTAGAAGACCCTGCAAATGATTATAAACTCCCCATTAACGAGGAATATTGGCAGGATAACACATCACAACCACAAGGAACAGTCCAGCCATcattctcaacaccagcagacATCCCCCAGTCATATTTTACCCGCGAAATCCAGGCTTCTCGCATTCTCGGCGAAGTACAAAATCTATCTACTAGACAAAGCGAATCTCTCCATGAGAATATGGACAGAACCGATGCCCTTCTAATGCACTTCATGaagcacctcctccaccaaacACCAGAGAGCTGGAAGGTGATGTGCGGCGCAAACTCAATAGCCATGCT CACTTCCCTGGCTCTCCATCGCAAGCGGATTACTTCTATATCGCAACAAGCCCACTCACCAACTAGACTCATTAAACAGGATCAGTCAATCCTCGCACTAACCTCGACTATAAATATGGTCCGCGACACATGCATCAAGTTCGACGCCCGCAGCCAAAAGGAAAAACTCCGCATCTTGCCCCTGCCAGCTACAATATGTGTGGGCGAGGCAGCACGAATCGCGATATGGCTGAACGGGGGCATCGTGGATGGTCCACCCATCGATATCCAACCTCTACGACGGATTTTGGTGTATTCGGAAGCAGTGTGGAGTTTGGCAG GTGATTATTTGCGAGATCTTCCTGCAACTGGCAATTCAGCATCCAGAATGCAGTCTACTACTGTCAATGGAGCAGGATAA
- a CDS encoding acyclic terpene utilization AtuA family protein (COG:S;~EggNog:ENOG410PURF;~InterPro:IPR010839;~PFAM:PF07287): MPANRPIRIGNVSGATGDHPRAMHRMACDGNIDVIVGDWLSEMNIAWNAIAKAQDDQVGFEQGFLDQLGSCLDVIVRRGIKVVSNAGALNTPALAAKVEGLCRERGHGGVVVAQVLGDDISECLEGALRHLDHEEWRLGDWPFEPHCGVAYIGAWGIVEALNAGADIVICGRVTDASPVIGAAAWWYNWSRDAWDELAGALVAGHLIECGAYVTGANFSGFKAFLSDLVDLCFPIAEISPDGTCVITKCEKYAGAVTKENTIAQLLYELQGETYLNSDVVADLKDICVEQVAKDRVLVRGVSGSPPPPTTKAMVAAQAGYQAEATFYMNGLDIYQKAEMMRNQLEYIFTGHNFSKLSIELYGSPAVDPKSQQAGTVSLRVFAQARKREDITADKFKIPIYALRMQSYPGYHMNLDFRTMDPKPFMEIFPVIFPLDKINHRVKLSNGRTIQAPPSPETRKYPVQRPSYETQTPIAISEFGQTQRAPLGSIVHARSGDKADNSNVGFFVRNQDEYLWLQSFLTVSRLKELFADDWPKDKEPAVERCEFPNILAVHFRVLDFLGGGIASSSRIDGLGKGVGEYLRSRVVEVPVKFLERGWI, encoded by the exons ATGCCTGCCAACCGCCCAATCCGCATCGGGAACGTCTCCGGCGCAACAGGGGACCATCCCCGCGCGATGCACCGGATGGCGTGTGACGGTAACATCGACGTTATAGTTGGCGACTGGTTATCCGAGATGAACATCGCGTGGAACGCCATTGCGAAGGCCCAGGATGATCAGGTGGGTTTTGAGCAGGGGTTTCTGGATCAGTTGGGGAGCTGTCTTGATGTGATTGTGCGGAGGGGGATTAAGGTTGTTAGTAATGCTGGGGCGTTGAATACGCCTGCCCTTGCGGCGAAGGTGGAAGGGCTTTGTAGGGAGAGGGGGCATGGGGGTGTTGTTGTCGCGCAGGTGCTTGGGGATGATATTTCAGAGTGTTTGGAGGGGGCATTGAGGCATCTGGATCATGAGGAGTGGAGGTTGGGGGACTGGCCGTTTGAGCCGCATTGTGGTGTTGCGTATATCGGGGCTTGGGGGATCGTGGAGGCTCTTAATGCCGGTGCGGATATCGTCATCTGTGGGAGAGTCACTGATGCGTCGCCGGTGATTGGGGCTGCTGCGTGGTGGTATAACTGGTCGAGGGATGCCTGGGATGAGCTGGCTGGGGCGTTGGTTGCTGGTC ATTTGATTGAATGCGGTGCATATGTCACCGGTGCGAACTTCTCCGGTTTCAAAGCCTTCCTCTCTGACCTGGTCGACCTCTGCTTTCCAATTGCAGAGATCAGTCCAGACGGCACCTGTGTGATAACAAAGTGCGAGAAGTACGCCGGTGCAGTAACAAAGGAGAACACAATTGCCCAGCTGCTATACGAACTGCAAGGAGAGACCTACCTGAACTCAGACGTGGTAGCAGATTTGAAAGACATCTGCGTCGAACAAGTCGCCAAAGACCGCGTGCTTGTCCGAGGAGTATCAGGCTCACCACCTCCCCCGACGACTAAGGCCATGGTTGCTGCACAGGCAGGGTATCAAGCAGAGGCTACGTTCTATATGAACGGGCTGGATATTTACCAGAAGGCGGAGATGATGCGGAACCAGCTCGAGTATATCTTCACGGGACATAACTTCTCAAAACTTTCAATTGAACTGTATGGATCGCCTGCTGTAGACCCAAAAAGCCAACAGGCTGGTACGGTGTCACTACGTGTCTTCGCGCAGGCACGAAAGAGAGAGGATATCACGGCGGACAAGTTCAAAATTCCAATCTATGCCCTGCGGATGCAGAGCTATCCTG GATATCATATGAACCTAGACTTCCGCACAATGGACCCAAAGCCCTTCATGGAGATCTTCCCTGTCATATTCCCACTGGACAAGATTAACCACCGGGTGAAGCTATCCAATGGACGAACCATACAAgctccaccatccccagaaACAAGAAAATACCCCGTCCAACGCCCATCCTACGAGACGCAGACCCCCATCGCTATATCGGAATTCGGACAAACACAACGTGCACCACTTGGGAGTATCGTTCACGCCCGGTCTGGCGATAAAGCCGATAACTCGAATGTGGGATTCTTCGTGCGGAATCAGGATGAGTACCTGTGGCTGCAGTCGTTTTTGACAGTCTCGCGCCTGAAGGAGCTGTTTGCGGATGACTGGCCGAAGGATAAAGAGCCGGCTGTTGAGAGATGCGAGTTTCCTAATATCCTGGCGGTGCATTTCAGGGTACTCGACTTCCTGGGTGGAGGAATTGCTAGTTCGAGTCGTATTGATGGACTTGGAAAAGGGGTTGGTGAGTACCTGCGCAGTCGCGTCGTTGAGGTCCCGGTGAAGTTCCTAGAGAGAGGGTGGATATGA
- a CDS encoding uncharacterized protein (COG:G;~EggNog:ENOG410PIP0;~InterPro:IPR020846,IPR011701,IPR036259;~PFAM:PF07690;~TransMembrane:5 (o85-103i115-136o142-162i174-195o207-229i);~go_function: GO:0022857 - transmembrane transporter activity [Evidence IEA];~go_process: GO:0055085 - transmembrane transport [Evidence IEA]): MAHAENDNTYAEPKNADSEANDHQEHDADAVAALVWKQDLRIVPLSAFIYLLCYLDRSNIGNAKVLNADTGNDLLAETKMSNYEYTIALMVFLIAYALFEVPSNYLLKKLRPSRWIAFLMLSWGATTIGLGGATNYAQVTGIRFLLGVTEAGLFPGLVYYLTFWYRTSERSLRVALILASATLAGAFGGAIAYGVGYLNGDHGHSAWRWLFFIEGAPSCASAILVFFLLPDYPESAKWLNEEEKELARQRLSVEGSKGDAKAMSWEDAKPVLTEWRLYIHYIVRDYPWRKVLD, translated from the exons ATGGCTCACGCTGAGAATGACAACACATATGCCGAGCCCAAG AATGCGGATTCAGAGGCCAATGACCACCAGGAGCACGATGCAGATGCTGTCGCGGCGCTCGTCTGGAAGCAGGACCTGCGAATCGTTCCCTTGTCCGCGTTTATTTACCTGCTCTGCTATTTGGATCGGTCGAATATAG GGAATGCAAAGGTGCTCAATGCAGACACTGGCAACGACCTCCTGGCCGAGACGAAGATGTCCAACTACGAGTATAC TATCGCACTGATGGTCTTCCTGATCGCATACGCCCTGTTCGAAGTGCCGTCCAACTACCTCCTCAAGAAACTGCGCCCAAGC CGCTGGATCGCATTCCTGATGCTCTCCTGGGGCGCAACAACAATCGGCCTCGGCGGCGCCACAAACTACGCCCAAGTCACCGGCATCCGCTTCCTGCTCGGCGTGACAGAAGCAGGTCTATTCCCGGGCCTCGTATACTACCTCACATTCTGGTATCGCACATCTGAGCGGTCCCTGCGCGTCGCACTGATTCTGGCGTCCGCTACGCTCGCCGGTGCGTTTGGGGGCGCGATTGCGTATGGCGTTGGGTATCTGAATGGTGATCATGGACACTCGGCGTGGCGGTGGTTGTTCTTCATTGAGGGGGCGCCGTCTTGTGCGTCGGCGAttctggtcttcttcttgctgccTGATTACCCTGAGTCGGCGAAATGGCTgaatgaagaggagaaggaattAGCCAGACAGCGCTTGTCGGTTGAGGGCTCGAAAGGCGACGCAAAGGCCATGAGCTGGGAGGACGCGAAGCCGGTTTTGACGGAGTGGCGGTTGTATATTCATTACATTGTACGTGATTACCCCTGGAGGAAGGTATTGGACTAA
- a CDS encoding uncharacterized protein (COG:S;~EggNog:ENOG410PPEE;~InterPro:IPR036864,IPR007219,IPR001138;~PFAM:PF00172,PF04082;~TransMembrane:1 (o511-531i);~go_function: GO:0000981 - DNA-binding transcription factor activity, RNA polymerase II-specific [Evidence IEA];~go_function: GO:0003677 - DNA binding [Evidence IEA];~go_function: GO:0008270 - zinc ion binding [Evidence IEA];~go_process: GO:0006351 - transcription, DNA-templated [Evidence IEA];~go_process: GO:0006355 - regulation of transcription, DNA-templated [Evidence IEA]) — protein MNPACDRCHRRKSRCDKAVPSCGPCRKAGVACKYVNHTRDRQKALERLQRRIEQLEGENRLLTQQLGSQTTPAQSNSAGYRPSVPIETERPAEREALSNELTEEISFLSSRAGGENQFLGSTSGVLLASLVDATVHAPSHGPRVESRPVASPLNGITPSSSAVDVSPVPDERVARALHHAYFEHDHVSYPFLHRATALANLDKAYQDESFLSQDAFSYYSFNMILAIATASVYKFDRESLPDAETYHLRAAERLNEVLQRGDTQALQAMLLLCQYRMVNSVQDTSTSMWHLVGVAARMCLELGLHREQVYQVPKPSEMSSSIVVAHEIRRRCFWSVIAMDRIVSITLGRPLAIRLQDTDVALPDPSLDSLVNDPSGLCITALFVHIVRYRVICGDIMSALHTGSTRTQTDAESALRARDNLANTLAQWHSDTANLSLEDEPSSQPQHQSSFRTPEWYAMLYYNALLMLYRPSPALSGISMRDPTVLQSIFVAAKQAITIYAQLHRWKRINYTWITLHAVFMAGLSYIYAVGRHFRSHKRRQGSTTTPTAFLESDPAIIDIVNDCRTCSNVLVAISERWNMAKNCYDVFNRLSDAVLLDAVEYHTKLSSSQTPAHDPSPPTEGPNMDWDGISAGPLAVDSVLRDCLDDLQHFQPSAYGDDPVGQLSHDWMGEIEGMGFNLFLYDTHSQV, from the exons ATGAACCCAGCCTGCGATCGATGCCATCGGCGGAAATCCCGATGCGACAAGGCTGTTCCATCGTGCGGACCATGCAGGAAAGCCGGAGTCGCCTGCAAATACGTGAACCACACCCGCGACCGCCAGAAAGCGTTAGAGAGGCTGCAGCGGCGCATTGAGCAGCTCGAGGGCGAGAATCGCCTGTTGACACAGCAATTGGGAAGCCAGACTACACCCGCCCAGTCCAATAGTGCAGGGTATCGGCCGTCGGTGCCGATCGAGACGGAGCGGCCTGCAGAGCGCGAGGCCCTGAGCAACGAGCTCACGGAGGAGATCTCCTTCTTATCCAGTCGCGCTGGGGGAGAGAATCAATTCCTGGGGTCGACGAGTGGAGTGCTCCTGGCGAGCCTGGTCGACGCCACTGTACATGCACCCTCGCATGGCCCGAGAGTCGAGAGCAGGCCTGTCGCCAGCCCGTTGAATGGGATAACGCCTTCAAGTTCTGCAGTGGATGTATCGCCGGTTCCAGATGAGCGAGTTGCCCGAGCACTACACCATGCGTACTTTGAGCATGACCATGTATCGTATCCATTCCTGCATCGTGCCACCGCGTTGGCGAACCTGGACAAGGCGTACCAGGATGAGTCGTTTCTCAGTCAAGATGCTTTCTCGTACTATTCATTTAACATGATACTCGCCATTGCGACGGCGAGTGTATATAAATTCGACCGCGAGTCGCTGCCTGACGCAGAGACGTATCATCTACGTGCAGCAGAGCGGTTAAACGAGGTTCTGCAGCGAGGCGATACACAGGCTTTGCAGGCGATGCTGTTACTGTGTCAATATCGCATGGTCAATTCGGTACAGGATACGTCAACCA GTATGTGGCATCTTGTTGGCGTTGCAGCGCGCATGTGCTTGGAGCTTGGACTGCATCGAGAGCAGGTCTACCAAGTACCCAAGCCAAGTGAGATGAGCTCGAGTATCGTTGTTGCACATGAGATCCGCCGGCGCTGCTTCTGGTCTGTGATTGCGATGGACAG GATTGTCAGCATCACCCTGGGAAGACCACTGGCCATTCGGCTGCAAGATACAGACGTCGCTCTTCCCGATCCCTCTTTGGATAGTCTGGTCAACGACCCCTCTGGTCTGTGTATAACGGCCCTGTTCGTCCACATCGTCCGGTATCGTGTCATCTGCGGCGACATCATGTCCGCCCTACACACCGGCTCAACACGCACCCAGACAGACGCAGAGTCTGCCCTACGAGCCCGCGACAATCTCGCCAATACCCTCGCCCAGTGGCATTCCGATACAGCCAATCTATCCCTCGAAGACGAACCAAGCTCGCAGCCCCAACACCAATCCAGTTTCCGCACCCCCGAGTGGTACGCAATGCTATACTACAATGCACTTCTCATGCTCTATCGACCATCGCCCGCGTTATCGGGTATATCAATGCGCGATCCCACCGTGCTGCAAAGTATCTTCGTCGCTGCAAAACAGGCGATCACTATCTACGCCCAGCTTCACCGTTGGAAACGGATAAATTACACCTGGATTACGCTTCACGCTGTATTCATGGCTGGACTTTCATATATCTACGCTGTTGGTCGGCACTTCCGCTCGCATAAGCGCAGGCAGGGCTCTACCACTACGCCAACAGCCTTCCTGGAATCCGACCCCGCGATTATCGATATTGTGAATGACTGTCGGACATGCTCCAATGTCCTCGTCGCTATATCCGAGCGCTGGAATATGGCGAAGAATTGCTACGACGTGTTTAATCGGCTCAGCGATGCGGTTCTgcttgatgctgttgagtATCATACCAAGCTATCTAGCTCCCAAACTCCTGCCCATGATCCTAGTCCCCCTACTGAAGGACCAAATATGGACTGGGATGGTATAAGTGCAGGACCGTTGGCCGTCGACTCCGTCCTACGTGATTGTCTCGACGACCTGCAGCATTTCCAACCATCTGCATACGGCGACGACCCCGTCGGCCAGCTCTCCCACGACTGGATGGGCGAGATTGAAGGAATGGGGTTTAATCTATTTCTATATGATACACATTCCCAGGTCTAA
- a CDS encoding uncharacterized protein (COG:G;~EggNog:ENOG410PIP0;~InterPro:IPR036259;~TransMembrane:5 (o6-24i31-53o59-77i89-109o121-145i)) has protein sequence MTVPPYAVAYVVTVVVAWSADHFNARGLHSAIFSFIGAMGFLASAVLPADAYLKRYGCLIVGSSGAFSCIPPLLGWLSSNIHSTAGAGLAIALNISFGAPGQIVGVWIYKAEEAERGYPTGHWTNAALLLFVCVGCVLLHLYYVLRNRGRMGGGLKRYAY, from the exons ATGACGGTTCCTCCCTACGCAGTGGCATACGTGGTAACGGTGGTTGTCGCATGGTCTGCAGACCACTTCAACGC CCGCGGTCTGCATTCAGCCATATTCTCCTTCATCGGCGCAATGGGCTTCCTCGCCTCCGCCGTGCTGCCCGCAGATGCATACCTAAAGCGCTACGGGTGTCTGATCGTCGGCTCCAGCGGTGCCTTCTCGTGCATCCCTCCTCTGCTGGGGTGGTTGTCGTCGAATATCCACTCGACAGCCGGTGCAGGGCTTGCCATCGCGTTGAATATCTCGTTTGGGGCGCCCGGCCAGATTGTGGGGGTTTGGATTTATaaggctgaggaggcggagagggGGTACCCGACTGGGCATTGGACGAATGcggcgttgttgttgtttgtttgtgtGGGGTGTGTGCTGCTGCATTTGTATTATGTTTTGAGGAATCGGGGGAGGATGGGGGGTGGATTGAAGAGGTATGCTTATTGA